The sequence ACAATTTGTCGTGAAATTCATATACCtatattgggggggggggagtctgcgtgtgctgctgctgctcccatTTCGTGATTGAATCCGTTGACGAGAAGGATGTGCCTGTGTGTTGCGTCagagcgaaaaagaaaaagaaaaaaaaaaaaagaaaacgagacaATCACAAGAAAATCATCATAACGGGCTTGGCTGCGATTGCGGGAAATGGGAgaaacacacagcacacacacacacacacaaggataTAATATACAAGTCTGTCGAGATTTcttagaaaacaaaacgagCCCAGGACCTATACCGGGATAACGAGTTtttcactatctcatttctttttttcacgggaaaaaaaaaaaaaaaaaaataataaaatgatttgtccctttttctttcttctttctttctttcctataTAGACCTCCGTCGGATAACTTTTCAATTActcaaataataacaaataataaataaacctgATTGCCAGTTTGGGGTGTTCAATTTGAGATATGATCAACGTTcaggaacaacaacaagacaaaaaaaaaataaaatgtcaacCGCCATATCAAACGAAAACTTGAAATCTCTTAGactttttagttgtttttagtttttgttttgatcgagttccaatttttcttgaattgacGGGGAGCCCAAAAAGTCCGAATGAATGgcgtccgtttttttttgtcatttccaAAGCAAAtcacacgagagagagagagagagagagagagagagagagatagctGGTAGACACAGACGCGCCCGTCCCCCAGTCGAATTCCCGGGAATCGTGAACGGACGGCCTTCGTccgcgtttcttttttttttttttttttttcttttttttattttctttttcttttaaattttctcttgATAATAAATTGAGTTGTTGTTAGTTTTATTTGGAGCGGTGATCtaataattcaattcaatatgGACACACCGACACTTTTTGACATTGACAAAGCccgttggattttttgattaaagCCCAACGAGAAATGACAATTTGGCCAGCGACACTTTAAGACCATTTCTTGTTTATCTAATCGAATGTCGTTATGTAATAACACGTTTCTTGATTTTCTCTCTTAGGTTgacgatttttcaaatttggcgcTGCTGGCCTATCGATCGAatcggcctttttccttcaatcgATTCCAGGAACATCTAAGGCAATCGCCCCCGAAGGCATCAAAATGTTGGGaggtggcagcagcagcagcagcagccaaggtAACGGCTGTGGAGGAGCTTTCTCTTCATCGTCGGCATTGCCGCCGGCTAGACGCcatcagcaccaccaccacaatcaccaccagcaacaacaacaacagacggcctcagcagcagcagcagcagcagcagcagctgctatCATTTCAGCCTCTTCTTGCTGGAGCCCCACCAATCCATTCAACGTGCTGGCCAGTGGCGGCTGTGGCGTTGGGTCAGTTGTGGCTCCGCCAACGGCCTCGGAGGAAGCGCCAACGGAGGCCGCAGCTGTGGCCTTGTCGCCCGCCAATTTCTTGTACGCCAATTACCCGCCTCCTCCGCTTCTGCTGCCCAGCACAGCTCCGGCCATCCAGCGGAAGAGGCCCGGCTGCTTGTGCGACCACCAGGACGACTACGGCGATTTCAACTGCCATCCGGCGACAACTACAACAGCATCCAGCGGAGGAGTTGGCTATTACGACGATCTGCTGGGCCACAATTACGGCGAGTGCGGAGGCATCCAGCAGCAGGTGATTGAGCCGCTGGATTTGTCACTGCCCAAAGTGAAGGTGCGCCAGCACTGGTCGGGCGGATCCATCGTCCAGGTCAACGACTCGACCATCATCAGCATCAGCGGCCGTCGTCCGGCTCTCAGCAGAGGCTCgacagccaacaacaacaacagcaacaacagcaacagtgaCTCGACGTGTTGTTGCGGCGGCTGCTGTGCCGATTCCGTTGGCTGCcccaattcttcttcttcttcttccaggctGGACGTGTCGGTGGTGACTGTGCCACAACCAGCCCGGCCGTCATGCTGGTCATCATCGCCCAGTTACGCCAACCAACAACAGTCTCatcgacaacaacagcagcaacaacaacaaccattcCGGCTCCAGATTGAAATCCCATTCGGTGCCAGTGACGACAAGTTGTTGCCCGGCTTcttccgccaccaccaccaccaccgcaggACTAACAATAATAAGCCGATCCAttgccacaacaacaacaacaacagccacctTCACCACCACTCGTCCGCCCATCCGGCGGAAGTCTGCGCCACCATGACGGAAGGATCCGGAGGAGATGAGTCTGACGACCTGCAACGGCTGTCGGACAGCGCCCACCAGCTCCGCCTCTCCGGATATTACTACGGCCACCTCTCCTGGAAGGAATCCGTCCAGCTCCTCCAAAACACAAAGGTACTAATTAAATTAACAACAAATTCAACCATCAAAAAAGATCAAATgatatttgatttcaattggctcaaataacatttgaaaaatatttgacgGATAGAACATTGACGACCCAGTAGCCTAGATATTGCTGGTCAGGGTAAATCCGCAGTTGCGGAACGCTAGTCTAAATCTTGTTTACCTGCGCATATCTTATATTATGCACTCAAGgactcttttatattttttatgacgtcttaaaatttattttgatcaacTGCTGATGGCCTGCTGCACAAGAAAGTCTGACGCAGGAAGGTTAGGTTACAATGCGTGCAACTGTctgtgagaagaaaaaaaaagaaagttgcaaCGTCAGTGTACAGGCCTATATAATACAGCAACTGGCTGTTGTTGCCTCAAGGGCAACtgaattttgattaaattttatttttggttgggtggagggaaatttgaattgtcTGGTGAATAGAATAGAAAGGCTCAGTCTCTCCCCTCCTTCGCCTTTTttaagaaggggggggggggcagtccgcgatttatttttccagtGTACTACGGCTGGAACGAATTTGGAACTTGTACCTGGAATTTTTGGGTCTCACCCACTTTATTTTCCACGTTGTGTTgctgtttccccccccccccccccccacccacccaccccacaTCCAGTTGTGTTTatcattcattcattatttatttatttattttcacacACACCAAACAGCTCCCGCTGTGCGTAACCCACATTTCTGGGCGTAACCTAGAAAAACaactcaaaaaatcaaaaaaatcaaatttgaatattttcgatTTAGAGAAAATGGGAGTGAAAGTGCCAACATAAAAGACTGTGAAATGCcaatccaaaaaaaagaacccagCGGCTCGGGGGAAATAACAACAGACAACCAATAGTACTATAAGATATATGTTGGTTGATGATGTAATCAGGTTATTcgttcgataaaaaaaaaaataaaaattggcgtGTCGCCTAAATAATTGAGGCCTTGCGCAATCAGCCGACTAAATGGCgttacaattgtgtgtgtgtaacaacAGGTGGAAGAGcttggaaggaagaaaaaaaaagtcgatcgATCTTTGTCCAGGACGACAGGTCCATTATTAATAATAGCAGCCGAGCCAAAATGGGCTGTGGAAGCCGCCAGACTTTGCCTCCGGGCCCCGCCAATTTTTCGAATACTTTTCAAAGTGGAgcgatttttatttgatctttTATCACCCCGTTGCCAATGGTGCGATCATTTTACAAAAAGCCACTTATTAAAGAATGGCAAGTCGCCGGATgacatttgaattatttttgatcgatggaattgaattgaattaattaattaattaattgttcATGAATAGGTTGGGACGTTTCTAGTGCGGGACTCTTCCGACGCCCGCTACCTGTACGCCTTGAGCCTGCAGACGGACAAAGGTCCGACCAGCGTGCGGATCCACTACTCGAGCAGCGGATTCCGGCTGGACGCCTGCAGCACGGGCATGGCCGACCACCTGCCGCGCTTCCGAACGGTCCTCGACCTGGTCGACCACTACGTCGCCAAATGGTCACAGTGTCGTGACAAGGGACAGGTAAATTAACTTAATTCaatctttttcctttgatgGGCATTTGACAGCatcagataaataaataaataattcatttgtgtgtgtatttcttTGTTGTATTGACCAGTTTTGGCTGGACAATAGCGGGCAGGTGCACTCGGAAGTCGTCCTGATCCGGCCGCTGATGCGCGATTGCCCGTCGCTGAAGCACCTGTGCCGGCTGGCCTGCAACCAGcaccgccagcagcagcctcaGCCAGTGCTGCGCAGCGGCAGTGTTGCCAATTCGCCGTCTTCCGTCAAGATACCTCCGACGATCAAGTCTTATTTGAACGAGTATCCCTATCAGcactgaattttttgaaaacaagaatttaaaattcgacgccaatttgtttgtttttttaaaaccataacattccctttttattttatttttaaaaattaaactttaaaaatctgtatcataaaaacaaaacgacaaaactttgaaagaaaatggccAATTTCGTTCATTTCTGTTATACCGAGTCAATCCTAAATAATGATGTGCtgtataacttttttttttttaatttcccccgaccaagacacacacacacacacacatacaaagcGCGGgaacattttgaaaaacaaaatatctcGTCATCAACGACACAGTgcatgtgtgtgtttattttctcttctatttctctgataattcaaatttttgtacatatatctatatatatatacttattTTTTAAGCGTCATcaattttggaaatatttgaaacatttttcgctctctctctccctctctctctctctactttgaacagaaaaagaaaaaatcaattatataTCATTTTCTTTGCGCCTCACCGAGCTTTTTTGTCCTCTTGTATAATATCgtcgttgttgatgttgttgttgttgttgtgtacaaaaagaaaagaaaaaagaaaaaattttttttacccccATCAGCtgccaattattttttctttgtcaaaTTATTATAATCGATCGATTAATTAATTATCGaagatgttttattttataaaatgtgtgtctgtgtgtgtgtgtgtgtctgcggttaattttttttttgggggggggattatttttcaatacaaAGAACAGGGTGGGTTAAGAAAaaggatttgaaaaaaaaaaaaaaatcttttattagaaatttttcgcgggaattttaatttttaaaaaattatctacCGCGTGATTTAATTgttatggttttattttttgttttcaaaataatatttttcactagaagaaaaattacctctccctcttttaaaaagaaaaagaaacaaaatgaaactcGATCCATGTCCATGTGCAACcaacaaattatatttaatacgagcaagaagaatttcattttttccgacaatatatatacataattacatattatatatatgtCTAGATGATTATTCATATATAATACAACTTATTATTGTATACATGTATAATTGTATATAATACGCGAAGGGtcaattgtttgtttgaaattttgtgatGGCGCATTTGTCTCTCCCTCGGCCGAGGCTTCATCGCGGTTCGATTCGCCGAGccattgaaacattttttttttcccgacggTCGAGttgatcaaaaagaaaaagaagatgcgcCTCTATATATATAGTCTAACAGATGAGGGCGGGGGCACACGGCACGGCAACCGAATAACGGCGTTTCGGTTTGGTTTTGTATGTGTATAATGGAATTCCTGGAATTCCGTCCGTCATCCGGCGCACTCCACTCGGATATGTCgcgctctttttcttccggccCTCACATATAGGTATAAATTGCCTTTTTGAAGTCAAGGGAGAACGGCACAGGCagctacagcagcagcagcagcatcagctcAATCATGGATGAAAATAACCGCTCCCGACAGTATAACACGGGGGGATGAGGTTCTCTGAAACTGGTTGCCGACGCGTTGCTGGGCACATATCCGTCTCTTACGACCCCgaaaagtcgtcgtcgtcgtcgtcctttattatttaataaataaccGAACCAACCGATATTATGTATAGACATCATGATGATGGGGTCGTATCCATAACACAGTTACTCCCCTCGAGGGAGATAATATATAAGAAGTGGGTTGGTTATATAAATTTCTTATACAAGGGATGTTATAGGTATAGCTATATAATAGATATCAAAGTTTGTTTTGATGTTGTTATAGATGATACCTTTAGGTCCTTGAATCAATTTCACCtcaaatagttttttgttttttaatcctTTCGTGTTGCCGACACGCACACCCAAAATTGACtcaaagttgtttttcttttgaagttCGAATTTGGCGGGCGCAACACTCCCCTCAGTCACGCGAtacgaaattttcaatttgtttgtctattgaactagaaatttcaaaaaaaaaaataataataaataaatctcaAAAAATTATAGCCCCGCCCTTATTGCAGAAGGTTATTCATTGATATtcggattattatttttgaatgccTGGTGATGATGACCTCTGACGTAATTACTCGGCTAAATAGGCATcacttttttgttgtctttttctcCCACCATTAaacttattgttttcttcGTCGTTGTCGTTTTCACTCCTTGTCTTTCGCTTCGCATcggttttttgtttcgccGAAGCGTTATATTATTAGACTGCACAGCCGCGTTAAACTGCTTATTTTACCGATTTCCAGTACCTACACACCCCTAACAGTTTCAGTACCCTTCAATATGGTACTGAAACGCAATTCAGTATTTTACTGTACTTGCTTAAGTACAAATTCTCTACTAACCATTCATTTGCCTACTTTTTACGTTATTCCTAGTGAAACTGTTAGTAGGCATAGTTCTGTTCAGTAGGTTGGTCCAGCAGTTTATAAAGATTTAGTTAGTAGTCTGAAAAATTCAGTATGTTCAGGTAGGGTTAgtagtttgattttaaaaagtaatcaataataaaagcaaTGTAGGTTATAGCTAGtagtttacaaaaatttagtaCTTTTGTTATAAGTAGTGTGAACAATTCAGTACCTTAGACTAGTAGGTTACAACTTTCAAGGAATAAGTAGTATTCGTTAGGATAGTAGCTTTTGTATATATCAATGTGGCGTGCCTGTAAGGCACTAGACTGCCACGCCAAaggtccgggttcgattcccgaatAAATCAAGTCTTCTTTCCAAGTTAAATAAAATCGAAATGGTCGGTTAGTAGGATACTATTGGTTAGTAGCTTGGTGCCGAATAATATCAGTAGGAATCTCCCACAACCAATGCCGTAAATGAAGTGGTCAAAACTTTTTAAGTAATGGGTGGGTAGTAAAAGCAGGAAAGAATTTAAAGTGGTTTAGTTTATCCTTAGTAAGTTGAACACCGGATAGGGGTTTCTAATAAAATTAGTAAGGCGAGTAAGAAAAGGTAGAAGAATTGAGAAGTAGTTTCAATCAATTGGTTAGTAGGCTGGGTACCGAGTAGCAGTTACATGAAAGTAGGATACcgccactgtgtgtgtgtgtatattctcTATATTCGGCTTTTTTGGCCCTAGCAAACGACCGAAAGTCTCGGCCCCGTGCTGCGCCATCGTCATTTCCCGGTAGCCGTTTAATTTGCTTTTCTCGGAGACGCGCGCTCCAGTGACGACGTCGATAATATAACCAAGAAAACAAGCCAAATCACGAcgct is a genomic window of Daphnia pulicaria isolate SC F1-1A chromosome 2, SC_F0-13Bv2, whole genome shotgun sequence containing:
- the LOC124326119 gene encoding uncharacterized protein LOC124326119 gives rise to the protein MLGGGSSSSSSQGNGCGGAFSSSSALPPARRHQHHHHNHHQQQQQQTASAAAAAAAAAAIISASSCWSPTNPFNVLASGGCGVGSVVAPPTASEEAPTEAAAVALSPANFLYANYPPPPLLLPSTAPAIQRKRPGCLCDHQDDYGDFNCHPATTTTASSGGVGYYDDLLGHNYGECGGIQQQVIEPLDLSLPKVKVRQHWSGGSIVQVNDSTIISISGRRPALSRGSTANNNNSNNSNSDSTCCCGGCCADSVGCPNSSSSSSRLDVSVVTVPQPARPSCWSSSPSYANQQQSHRQQQQQQQQPFRLQIEIPFGASDDKLLPGFFRHHHHHRRTNNNKPIHCHNNNNNSHLHHHSSAHPAEVCATMTEGSGGDESDDLQRLSDSAHQLRLSGYYYGHLSWKESVQLLQNTKVGTFLVRDSSDARYLYALSLQTDKGPTSVRIHYSSSGFRLDACSTGMADHLPRFRTVLDLVDHYVAKWSQCRDKGQFWLDNSGQVHSEVVLIRPLMRDCPSLKHLCRLACNQHRQQQPQPVLRSGSVANSPSSVKIPPTIKSYLNEYPYQH